In Gigantopelta aegis isolate Gae_Host chromosome 14, Gae_host_genome, whole genome shotgun sequence, the following proteins share a genomic window:
- the LOC121387983 gene encoding BTB/POZ domain-containing protein kctd15-like produces the protein MSSPVTSRPSSAVTPNGHFNKISGVPCSATPTRYTAPVHIDVGGTIYTSSLETLTRFSDSKLARMFNGNVPIVLDSLKQHYFIDRDGKMFRYVLNYLRCQRVMLPEQFSDFEQLYEEAKYYELTGMMRDIETIRKNKQNTATSTSSILKTAREIKTEPTSSEFCDCIAVSISPDLGERISLSAERSLIEEVFPELSSALVDTRNSGWNMENHFVIRFPLNGFCKMNSVQVIQRLLNHSFQIIASTGGGVEGQQFSEYLFSRNCRALR, from the exons ATGTCGTCCCCTGTGACGTCACGACCTTCTTCAGCGGTGACCCCCAATGGACACTTCAACAAGATTTCCGGTGTCCCCTGCTCTGCCACACCCACACGCTACACCGCACCCGTTCACATCGATGTGGGCGGAACAATATATACGTCATCTTTGGAAACTCTGACGAG ATTCTCAGACTCCAAATTAGCCCGGATGTTCAACGGCAACGTGCCCATTGTGCTCGACAGCCTCAAACAGCACTACTTCATCGACCGCGACGGCAAGATGTTCCGCTACGTGCTTAACTACCTTCGCTGTCAGCGGGTGATGCTGCCCGAGCAGTTCTCCGACTTCGAACAGCTGTACGAGGAGGCCAAGTACTACGAGCTGACGGGCATGATGCGCGATATCGAGACTATCCGCAAGAACAAGCAGAACACCGCCACGTCCACGTCGTCCATCCTGAAGACGGCCAGGGAAATCAAGACCGAGCCCACGTCGTCCGAGTTCTGCGACTGCATAGCCGTCAGCATCAGTCCCGATCTCGGGGAGCGGATCTCCCTCAGCGCGGAGCGATCGCTCATAGAAGAAGTGTTTCCGGAACTGTCTTCTGCTCTCGTGGACACGCGTAATTCCGGCTGGAACATGGAGAACCACTTCGTGATCAGGTTTCCCCTGAACGGCTTCTGTAAGATGAACTCTGTTCAGGTGATCCAGAGACTGCTGAACCACAGCTTTCAGATCATCGCCTCCACCGGAGGAGGCGTGGAAGGACAGCAGTTCAGTGAATATCTCTTTTCCAGGAATTGCCGAGCGCTTCGCTGA